The genomic stretch CTCGGCCGAACTCGTGGTGGATAGCGATGTCGGATGGATGTACTTGTTGTAATAGACATAGAGCAATCCGGACACGCCGCCCCAGAAGCCGGCATAGATGAAGGTGATCCAGCGGATCATCCAGGGATTGAAGCCGAGGGCCGCCATCCGTCGCGGCTGGTCGCGAACGCCCTTCAACGACGATCCGAAGGCGGAAGACACGAACGTCGTCATCATCAGGAAGGAAACGGACGCCACCGCCAGCGCGAACCAGTAAAACGATGCGGCGCTGTCGAGCGAGAGGCCGAACGGCATTGGCCGGGTCAGGCCGGCAATCCCGTTGTCGCCGTTCGTGACGTTGGACATGCGATAGGTAAGTCCCCACAGCACCTGCGACAGCGCGAGCGTGATCATGAGGAAGCCGAGGCCCGACGCGCGGAGTGCGATGACGCCGAAAACGGCGGCCATCGCGGTCGTGCCGGCGATCGAGACGATCGCAGCGGGTCCGTGCGCGAAGCCATAACGGCTGGTGAGCAGGGCGGAGATATAGGCGGCTACCCCGAGAAAGGAGGCGTGTCCAAGCGACGTCATCCCGCCAAACCCGACCAGCAGGTTAAGGCTGAGCGCGAAAATGGCCGCGATCAGGATCTGACTGGCGAGGTTGACGTAGAAGTCGCCCGCGACGGACGGCAGCAGGACAAGCAGGGCTGCGAACAGGACGGCTGCGATCCACTTCATGCGCCCTGACGCCCCAGCAGGCCCTGGGGCCGGAGTGCGAGCACAAGGATCATCGGCAGGAACAGGATGATATAGGCCAATTCCGGAAACAGCGCGGTCCCGAACGTGTAGATGAAGCCGACAATGAAGCTGCCGATGAACGCGCCGAGCAGGCTTCCAATTCCGCCGAGGATGACGACAATCAGCGCCAGGGGCAGCATGTCGCCGTCGAGCCCGGGATAGGCCGACAGGATCGGACCGCCCAGCACGCCACCGGCGCCGGCGATGCCCGCACCGAGACAAAATACGATCGTGAACAGGTTCGAGACGGGAATCCCGACCGCGCGTGCCATCTGCGCGTCATCGACGCCGGCGCGGATCATGGCGCCAAGCCGCGTGCGTTCCAGCAGGAGATACAGCGTGATCGCCGCCGTGATGGCACACCCCACCAGCACCAGGCGATAGGTCGGAAACACGAAGCCAAAAAGCCGCGTCGGCGCCTGCAGATTCCGCGGCGTCGGTACCGGTATCGAATCGCCGCCCCATAGCGCCAGGCAGGCGTCGGAAATGATGAAGGACATGCCGAGTGTCACCAGCACCTGGCCCAGCGGATTGGCCTTCAGTCTGGTCAGCACCAGCCGCTCGAACAGCCCGCCGAGCGCGGCAACGGCAACGCCGGCCCAAACCGCCACGGTCCAGATGCTGAGGTCGCTATAGGCCCGCATCGCGGTTGCGCCGAAATAGGTGCCGAGCATGAAGAACGCGCCATGCGTCAGGTTGGCGAGCCGCATCAAGCCGAAGATGAGCGAGAAGCCCGACGCCAGCAGAAACAGCAGACCACCCAGCGAGAGGCTGTTGAGACCCTGGATGATCCAAAATTGCATCGTCTGCCGATCTCGTTCGGAAACCTGCGGCTGGTCGCTGCTATGGCGGAATGGCTAAGGCTCGAGATTTTTTGCCGGCGGATAGTCGCGCGAATAGACCGGGTTCTTCAGGAACGCAGTCTTGTCATAGGTCCAGAATTGGGTGACGTCGGGATAGGTCTTGATCACGGAATTGACCAGGCGGCCGTCGCTGCGCGTCACCTTGCGGATATAGACGTTGCCGATCACGTTGCCGAGGTCGTCAAACTTGACGAGGCCGCGCACCGTGTCGGCGTTGCTGCCCCGGATCGCCGCCATCAGGGCCTTCTTGTCCTCGACATTGGCGTTGATGGTTTTCAGCGCGGCTTCGAGGACCTGGCCGGAGAGGTAGGTGCTGCCGGCGTAATAGCCGGGATCGTATTTGAACTGCTTGCGGAACGCCGGCGCAAACACCTTGTTGGCCGCATTGTCCAGTTCCGCCGAATACCAGCTGGTGGTCAGGATCCCCAGCGCCTCGTCGCCCATGTTGCGCAGCACGGATTCGTCGAGGGCGGTCATTCCTCCGATCACGGCCATTTTGTCTTTCATGCCGTATTCGATGAACTGGCGCAGGAAACGAAATCCGTTGGAGCCGGCGGTGCCCAGGAAAATCGCGTCCGCGCCTTTCACTTGCGCGACGTAGCTGCCGTAATCGGGCGTCGCCAGCGGCGTGAAGATCTTCTGGATGATCTTGCCGCCATTGTCCTCGAACGCGCGCTGGAAGCCGGCGCACATTTCATGGCCGTAGGCGAAGTCATCGGCAATGGTGACGATCTTTTTGTATTTCAGTTCCTTGGCGGAGTATTCGGCCAGCGGGTAGGCGCATTGCGCCGAGGTCGAGGTCAGGCGAACGAACCACGGGCTTGGATGCCGTTGCGTCATGTCTTCAGCGGCGGCGACGCCCAGCGTCGGGACTTCCTTTTCCGTCAAATAGTCGGCGATCGCGAGCGCCTCAAAGGCCGCGAGCGGTCCGATGACGCAGTGGATACTATTTTTTTCGATCAGTTCCTGCGCCTTGGTACGCGCAGTCGCGGGAACGCCGGCGGTGTCTGCGACAATCAATTCGACCTTGCGGCCCGCAAGTGTGTTGTCGCGCTCCTTCAGGAACATGGTCAGTGCGAGTTCCATGTCGATCCCGCCGGACGCGAGCGGGCCGGTCTTGGCTGCCAGCAAGCCGATGCGGATCGGTCCGCTGTTTTGCGCAAATGTCAGTCGAGGTGCAGCCACACTCGCAATGCCGACGCCGGCCGCGGTGCTGACGAATTGTCGTCGTGATATCGGCACTTGTCGTCCTCCGGTGATGTTTCCCTGACGCTTTGTTCTTGTTTCTTGAATTATTGTTCTTGCACAGGCACATCCGCCTTCTGACGGATTGGGCCGCATGGGATCGTCGCCGGAAAAATGTGGCGTCGCCTGATTTATCATCCGGAAATAATTAATGATCAAGCGATAACTACGTAGCGCAACGATTGGGAATTGCTGATCGCGAACGTTGCCGTGCTTTGATGCAGCGCAAAATCAGCAACGGTCAGGTGCCGCTCGCCTTCAACACTTCGAACACGGCGGCCGTATCCTGATCGCCCAATCCCATCACCATCGCCTGGGCGTAGACCGGCTGCGTCGTCGTGAACAGCGGCGTTTCACAGCCGAGGTCGCTGGCGAATTCGGCGATGATGGCCATGTCCTTCTTCCAGGTCGAGATCCGCATCGTTGCC from Bradyrhizobium sp. Ash2021 encodes the following:
- a CDS encoding branched-chain amino acid ABC transporter permease, yielding MKWIAAVLFAALLVLLPSVAGDFYVNLASQILIAAIFALSLNLLVGFGGMTSLGHASFLGVAAYISALLTSRYGFAHGPAAIVSIAGTTAMAAVFGVIALRASGLGFLMITLALSQVLWGLTYRMSNVTNGDNGIAGLTRPMPFGLSLDSAASFYWFALAVASVSFLMMTTFVSSAFGSSLKGVRDQPRRMAALGFNPWMIRWITFIYAGFWGGVSGLLYVYYNKYIHPTSLSTTSSAEALLGVIAGGSGTLSGPAVGAALVLLLKNYASAYVERWNMLLGLVFLFIVLVMPTGIVPGLSKLLNLRRGSR
- a CDS encoding branched-chain amino acid ABC transporter permease — its product is MQFWIIQGLNSLSLGGLLFLLASGFSLIFGLMRLANLTHGAFFMLGTYFGATAMRAYSDLSIWTVAVWAGVAVAALGGLFERLVLTRLKANPLGQVLVTLGMSFIISDACLALWGGDSIPVPTPRNLQAPTRLFGFVFPTYRLVLVGCAITAAITLYLLLERTRLGAMIRAGVDDAQMARAVGIPVSNLFTIVFCLGAGIAGAGGVLGGPILSAYPGLDGDMLPLALIVVILGGIGSLLGAFIGSFIVGFIYTFGTALFPELAYIILFLPMILVLALRPQGLLGRQGA
- a CDS encoding ABC transporter substrate-binding protein yields the protein MPISRRQFVSTAAGVGIASVAAPRLTFAQNSGPIRIGLLAAKTGPLASGGIDMELALTMFLKERDNTLAGRKVELIVADTAGVPATARTKAQELIEKNSIHCVIGPLAAFEALAIADYLTEKEVPTLGVAAAEDMTQRHPSPWFVRLTSTSAQCAYPLAEYSAKELKYKKIVTIADDFAYGHEMCAGFQRAFEDNGGKIIQKIFTPLATPDYGSYVAQVKGADAIFLGTAGSNGFRFLRQFIEYGMKDKMAVIGGMTALDESVLRNMGDEALGILTTSWYSAELDNAANKVFAPAFRKQFKYDPGYYAGSTYLSGQVLEAALKTINANVEDKKALMAAIRGSNADTVRGLVKFDDLGNVIGNVYIRKVTRSDGRLVNSVIKTYPDVTQFWTYDKTAFLKNPVYSRDYPPAKNLEP